Below is a window of Leishmania major strain Friedlin complete genome, chromosome 29 DNA.
TTTCCTGTCTTCCTTACTTCTCTTTCTTCCCCTCCATTTTCCCTTCTTCGTCTCCGGTTGTCTTCCTTGGCTTTGTTCTgtcgccctctccctgtAACCTCCATCCTCgatcaccacctcctcttctcaCATAGACATTGTCACTCGTTTTGTCCATTGTGAAGCAACCGGCTTTCTCTTCCCCACACCTTACTCAGCACCAACACcactgcctcctcctcttttcctttccctctctcgttCCACCTCCCACATTTTCCTTTGTTATCCATTTTTTGCCCCTTTTTTCGGCGAATTGCACTGTAGTGGTTTGCCTTATTTTTTTGCGGTTTCACGCAAAATGTACCTGCCGAACACGAACTCCTCCTCGCAGATGATGCAGTTCCCCTCTAACCAATCTCAGCAGCAGTTTTCTGCCATTTCCTCCTACACCCCTCAGCAGCAGTTTATCGTTCAGCACCCACAACAGCAGGGTGTGTACCAGGCGCAGAATCCGCAGCTTGTTCCGATGAATATACCGTCGCAATCGAACCAGCAGTACGTTGGCGGGCCGCCGGGCACTATCTACGAAGGCGGAGTCCAGGGATCGATGAACCAGTCGTCTCCTGACCAAAACGCTCTTCGCCACAACAGGACGCAGATGGTTCCAGTCCCCTCCAACGACGAGCGATACCGAAAGCAGCTCATTGTGAACTACCTCGCCCAGGACGTCACCAGCGCTGACCTGCACACTCTCTTCGCCCGCTTTGGCCCCCTCGACGGCGCACGCATCATCTTCGATCGACAGACCAGCATGCCTCGCGGCTACGGCTTTGTCTACTTCCGCTATCCCGACAGCGCCAAGCAGGCTGTGGACACCATGAACGGCTACGAGTTTCACGGAAAGCGCCTTAAGGTCGGGTACTCGACCAACCCACTCAACATCATCTCCAGTGCATCCTCGAATCAATACCCCGCCGGGCAGGTTAAGTAACGAGAGCgtgagtgtatgtgtgcacgtgtgcgggtgcCATTGGTTGGGTGATGAAACGCACTTCCACGCACCACCTCGCTGTGCAGATCCTTCAGCTCTTCTTTCTTATGCTTCTTCTCGTATTTGCGACCGCCTCTCACCTCCATGCATCGGAcgcagaagaaaaaaaggtgATGTCTTCAATGACGGCAAAAGGCGTGCGTTTGCGAGAATGCATGTACGTTCACATGTCTGCATGTGTTTCATATTTTCTTCTTGATAGTGCCGTGTGAACAACCTGCTCGAGCGCAAGCTGCTTTTCTCTTTTTACTGTGTCGTGTTTTTCCCTTTCATGTGGGTTGACATGTGAATGTTTCGTCACACGCTCTCACTGTGCTTGGTTCTTCCGccccctttttgtttgttttcgcctatttttttttgctcttttTCGTTCGCCCCTTTGTTGTCCTTGAAGTGCCCTTTTTTCTTGCCTTTCTTCTCTGATCCTCGTTTtacccttttctctctcccggTGCGTCGTTGTCGGAGTATTTCTAACTCGTTTTTTGCTATTCCTTTATTCGCTAACAcgtctctttccttctctcgccTCACCCCCACATCTCGATTTGTATACACATGTATGTTTGTATATGTGATGCTCTATTCAATTGGCCTTGCTgttcgtgcgtgcgtgtgtctcgtTGTCCCTTTGCCACCATTGCTCTTCTCCCGCTTCTTTGGGCATGCCCTTCGTTTCGTTCCCTgttccccctcttcccctgatttcgtttttttgttgtttgtaCCCCTCTTTCCAGTAGTCTTTTTTAAACGAGAACTGGCCTTCTCTTGttttcccctcttctctatgcctcttctttttttttctcttggCAGACTTTCCTCTTCGCTCACGGTTTGCGTCTGTttcggcgcgcgcgcgtccgcGTCTTTTCTCCTTGGTTGCTATTTCTTCTCCTATTTTCGCTTCTTTCCTTGATCCCTTTTCCCACTGTTTTTCGTCCTCTCCTGGTTTGgtctgcccctctcccctttttCCTCTCTGTGCGTTGACGGATCCCCGCTGCTCGCTTTTATAGTTTTTGtttcactctctctcttccctccgttttctcttttttttgttttgtttttgcctTGTGCTTGCCCGTTGCTGTATTTTGGTTCATTCTCTCTgttcttttttctctctccgtaCTGTTTTGAGATTACATCAGAGCAAAACAGGAAGTTAGGCGAGGTCTTTACGTGTTGTGTGTCTTCGTTGTGCATGAGTGACATCCGAATTTCGGCTTGGAAGAGAATGTCTTTTGGTCTTGTCTCGTTTCAGTGGTTGCTTGTCaccgtgtgtgcctgtgcatGTGGCTCTGACTatgtgtctctctgtctgtttCCCGTTTTCATTCCTCTCTACTTCTCTGATGAACGTCGTCTTGTGCTCGTTCTCATTTCTTTTTTCAGACCCAGATAACCAAttccttttcctctctcgtcgtcgtctctaGCGGACTGTGGTTGTGTGAGGttgtttttccttttttttgctgtggTGCTTTCCTTCTTTTCTGTTCTCTTTGCCCCTAGTCGTTTTCCGTGCttgtgtaggtgtgtgtgtgtgtgtgtgtgtgtgtctatggCTCTTGCATCGTGAACCTTGTGACGAGAAACGCACAGGAAACACACAAAGAAGAAAACACTGTCTTCTGTTTGTATATCCCATGGCTTAGAGGTGCCCCCA
It encodes the following:
- a CDS encoding conserved hypothetical protein (previous protein_id=AAZ09740.1) — its product is MYLPNTNSSSQMMQFPSNQSQQQFSAISSYTPQQQFIVQHPQQQGVYQAQNPQLVPMNIPSQSNQQYVGGPPGTIYEGGVQGSMNQSSPDQNALRHNRTQMVPVPSNDERYRKQLIVNYLAQDVTSADLHTLFARFGPLDGARIIFDRQTSMPRGYGFVYFRYPDSAKQAVDTMNGYEFHGKRLKVGYSTNPLNIISSASSNQYPAGQVK